GTTTTGGTTTCATTGAATATTTCTTCAGCTACAATTTCCAAATTTTCTCGAAAACTGGTTTTCCCTACTTTTACTTCGAAGCCTTTTCCTTGTGAGATTTCAGCAGCTTTCCGGCATAGCAATTCGACGTTTCCAATAACTTTATTTTCAGCATTTGTAATAGATTTCGGTGTTTCAATTTGGATTGCTTTTCTAACATTTTCTGAAACTCTAATATTATATTTTGCAAGTAATTCCAGGGCTTGTTCTGAAGTTGATTGATCAGCAGAAACAGGACCGGAAGCGATCATACTGATATCGTCTCCGATTACATCGGAAAGAATAAAACTGTGGATTTTGCGAGGTGATAAAAGCTGGGCAAATCTTCCGCCTTTAACAGCAGAAACGTGCTTTCGGACTGTGTTAATTTCGTTGATCGTTGCACCTGAATTGATCAATTTCTGATTTAAATCTATCAATTCTGCCAAAGATATTCCTGAAATTGTTTTTTCAAACAGTGAGGAACCACCTCCGGAAATCAGGAAAAGTATTTCATAATCTTCGGAAATATTTTCTATTTCTTTCAAGATTGTATCTGTAGCTTTCAGAGAATTTTTATCTGGAAAAGGATGACCTGCTTCGTATATTTTGCAGTTTTTTATTTCACCTTTTAAATGATGATATTTAGTAATTACGAAACCTTGTTCAATTCTATTTCCAAGTAAATCGATAGCTGTTTCTGCCATTTGCCAGGCTGCTTTGCCGATGGAAATTAACAAGAGCTTTTTATCTGTTTGAAAATTTGCTAATTCCTTTTGCAGCAACTTCCCGGCATTCAGCTCGGAGATTGATTCTTTTGCAATATTAAGTAGAGTTTTCTTATTATTCATCTATTATTTCAGAAGCAACATCTTCCTGGTTTGCAAAACTTTACCACTTTTAAATTTACAAAAATAAATTCCTGAAGCAACAGATTTATTCTTATCATCATTTCCGTTCCAAACAACACTTCCTACACTCGTTCCAAAACTCCCGTTTGGGAATGCAAAAGTTTTGACTTTTTGTCCTTTCAAGTTGTAGATTTCAATGGCAGCAAACGAGGACGTTTGCGGTACATTAAAACTAATTGTTGTGGCAGGATTGAACGGATTAGGATAGATTGTCGTGATTCCTGTCATTAAGTCAAGTTCTTGTAAAACACCTGTACCTTCATAAATAAATCCGATATTTATTATTACTGATTCACCACCGTCATCATATACAGCACTCACACCTGCTAAATATGTTTGCCCATTAACCAGATTTTCAAATTGCCACTCAGTTTCTTCAGTAAAATCTACAAAGGTGGAATCCAAATATACATTGAAACCAGACAATGTATTTAAAGGTGGTGCCAGCCAGGATAATATTCCCGTATTTTCATCAATCTGTACATTTCCGGGAGGTTCATAATTGCCCCCGAACCACTCCAAAGTAAGATCAATATTATCTGTAACTTGCCCTGGTATAACAATAACGTCCTCAATAATATCAGTTTCATAATTGATCAAAGTAGCCATTACATCATAGGTTCCCGGCTCAATTGTGATTGAATAATCTCCATTTGCATCGGGATGCACAGTTTGATCTCCTGCAATAACTTCCACATCTTCCACATTTCCGTTTCCACCATCCAACGTAACCATTCCTTCTATAGTTCCAGCGTATCCGGGATTTAACATTACATCATCTACATACCAATAATTAATATCAAATGAATTACCTTCGAAAACCCAGGCTATTTGAAATGTTTCTGAGCCAACATCTGGTGATATGAAGTTAAGACTGATAATCTGA
This Candidatus Cloacimonadota bacterium DNA region includes the following protein-coding sequences:
- a CDS encoding DUF4147 domain-containing protein — protein: MNNKKTLLNIAKESISELNAGKLLQKELANFQTDKKLLLISIGKAAWQMAETAIDLLGNRIEQGFVITKYHHLKGEIKNCKIYEAGHPFPDKNSLKATDTILKEIENISEDYEILFLISGGGSSLFEKTISGISLAELIDLNQKLINSGATINEINTVRKHVSAVKGGRFAQLLSPRKIHSFILSDVIGDDISMIASGPVSADQSTSEQALELLAKYNIRVSENVRKAIQIETPKSITNAENKVIGNVELLCRKAAEISQGKGFEVKVGKTSFRENLEIVAEEIFNETKTAKIDSLEHSKPVILIFGGEPIIKISGNGKGGRNQHLALLMAKKIAGMKGVSFLSIASDGTDGPTDAAGGFVDENTFPKIKEMQIDFDKEIEACNSYFVLSKIDALKKTGPTGTNVNDLMLVLIDSE
- a CDS encoding T9SS type A sorting domain-containing protein; the protein is MDIIPDPSGILEVSLSWTCPENTFYGTPLTELLGMRVYRDDVLIYTDEDPVIGGPGSYLDNTVPDNGMYEYRIVGYNSYGEGIPYVESVWVGEDVPAAVENLLCEQTAPGILSATLTWDNPTTGLHGGAFNMSILGYHIVRYPDNCVFELAGIATEFIDDTIPAAGIYYYSVQPYNAIGDGGIAESNIPWWPPLYLILEDFTTWLPDGWTTESTSGQVNWVHGMGNNAGGNAPEAQFSWSPSTTATQRLISPILNTEDCSALMLEFWHSVNDYDGDPYTLRVQTTSDGTNWNTVWEIEPIANIDPQIISLNFISPDVGSETFQIAWVFEGNSFDINYWYVDDVMLNPGYAGTIEGMVTLDGGNGNVEDVEVIAGDQTVHPDANGDYSITIEPGTYDVMATLINYETDIIEDVIVIPGQVTDNIDLTLEWFGGNYEPPGNVQIDENTGILSWLAPPLNTLSGFNVYLDSTFVDFTEETEWQFENLVNGQTYLAGVSAVYDDGGESVIINIGFIYEGTGVLQELDLMTGITTIYPNPFNPATTISFNVPQTSSFAAIEIYNLKGQKVKTFAFPNGSFGTSVGSVVWNGNDDKNKSVASGIYFCKFKSGKVLQTRKMLLLK